The following are from one region of the Paenibacillus sp. JZ16 genome:
- a CDS encoding glutaredoxin family protein, producing the protein MTESLKIYTIPTCSDCHHAKRYFKEQEVPYTEYDCTQNPEYPEEVRRLTGKQIVPTIVIGDKVFIGFADNFQEIRELIK; encoded by the coding sequence ATGACAGAATCATTAAAAATCTATACCATACCCACTTGCAGCGACTGTCATCATGCCAAGCGTTACTTCAAGGAGCAGGAGGTACCGTATACGGAGTATGATTGCACACAGAACCCGGAATATCCGGAAGAAGTACGACGTCTGACAGGAAAGCAGATTGTACCTACGATCGTTATTGGTGACAAGGTATTTATCGGATTTGCCGATAACTTTCAGGAGATCAGGGAATTGATTAAATAA
- a CDS encoding NAD(P)-dependent oxidoreductase yields the protein MNANLDRSSNVNHLHDAKANSSTLPSVTVIGLGSMGSKLARTFLHSGYATTVWNRTPEKAAELVGLGASGATEIADAIAASPLVVVCVLDYDAARHILEPMKEKLSGKVVVNLTTGTPEEARTMGTWMRNHGAEYLDGGIMAVPSLIATPHAVILYSGSKTAYDNYKQVLDSLGTSHYLGSDPALAPLNDLALLSGMYGMFGGFIHAVALVGTEGVKALDFTTTLLMPFLQAMMSTMPEMAKQIDSGDYSAKDASLAMQAAHDTIGEVSRVQGVSPETFTPIFELMKRRVEDGHGGDDFASVIELIRKRPSS from the coding sequence ATGAATGCAAATCTTGATAGATCATCAAACGTTAACCATCTTCACGATGCGAAGGCAAACAGCTCCACCCTTCCTTCAGTAACCGTGATCGGATTAGGCTCCATGGGGTCCAAGCTGGCCCGCACCTTCTTGCACAGCGGATATGCCACCACAGTCTGGAACCGCACACCTGAAAAAGCCGCTGAGCTTGTAGGCTTAGGTGCCTCCGGCGCTACGGAAATCGCAGATGCCATCGCCGCCAGTCCCCTCGTGGTCGTCTGCGTACTTGACTATGATGCTGCCCGCCATATTCTGGAACCCATGAAGGAGAAGCTTTCCGGCAAGGTTGTCGTAAATCTGACAACCGGTACTCCCGAAGAGGCCCGCACGATGGGGACATGGATGAGAAACCATGGCGCCGAGTATCTGGATGGCGGCATCATGGCCGTCCCTTCCTTGATCGCCACGCCCCATGCCGTTATCCTCTACAGCGGTTCGAAGACAGCTTACGATAATTATAAACAGGTATTGGACAGCTTAGGTACAAGTCACTATTTAGGTTCCGATCCTGCGCTTGCCCCACTGAATGACCTGGCACTGCTAAGCGGAATGTACGGTATGTTCGGGGGCTTTATCCATGCGGTGGCGCTTGTGGGCACCGAAGGCGTGAAGGCATTGGACTTCACGACGACGCTGCTGATGCCTTTTCTGCAAGCCATGATGTCCACCATGCCGGAGATGGCGAAGCAGATCGATTCCGGTGATTACTCCGCCAAGGATGCGAGCCTGGCGATGCAGGCCGCCCACGACACCATCGGGGAGGTTAGCAGGGTACAAGGCGTCAGCCCCGAGACATTCACACCGATCTTCGAGCTGATGAAACGCCGGGTGGAGGATGGACATGGAGGGGACGACTTCGCCAGCGTGATTGAACTGATCCGCAAGCGCCCATCGTCTTGA
- a CDS encoding glutathionylspermidine synthase family protein → MSHDSVFTVSGLPDPNREGRVAELAELGFTWADLEGEAYWIDQLVTIRQETYRELEEAAAVLWAMLDKTVRYIHRNHHIYSLIGIPPVLWQMLDECPLPEEGLISRYARFDFAIAHDGSIKLLELNADTPTGYVEASIATPWMCAQAGIFSPNERMQELVAQAWGVERPDTAACIAYGEHKEDSGTIEALVRHSGLDIRLVDCLDLWVDEGMLKDGDGREIHRMFALYPKEWMSVDDGGDALAYAIETGRLQLFNPPHSILLQSKGLLAAMWGMYELGLLFDEKEREAIVNYMLPTYNKPVFSGNFVSKSMFGREGGSVKLYDQAGQLEVEDQDGYDTSVMFPTVYQRRADLARVETAEGEFHLLTGLFVLNGIPCGLLGRAGGLITGNSSHFIAMGVK, encoded by the coding sequence ATGAGTCACGACAGCGTATTCACCGTATCGGGACTGCCTGACCCCAATCGGGAGGGACGCGTAGCGGAGCTCGCGGAGCTCGGCTTTACCTGGGCGGATTTGGAAGGGGAGGCCTACTGGATAGACCAGCTTGTCACCATACGCCAAGAGACCTATCGTGAGCTGGAAGAAGCGGCTGCGGTATTATGGGCCATGCTGGACAAAACCGTCCGTTATATCCATCGCAATCATCATATATACAGTTTAATCGGCATTCCGCCCGTCCTGTGGCAGATGCTGGACGAATGTCCCCTGCCGGAAGAGGGATTGATCAGCCGGTATGCCAGGTTTGATTTTGCTATTGCCCATGACGGCAGCATCAAGCTGCTGGAGCTGAATGCGGACACGCCGACAGGCTATGTTGAGGCTTCCATTGCAACGCCGTGGATGTGCGCTCAGGCCGGTATCTTCTCTCCCAACGAACGGATGCAAGAGCTGGTCGCACAAGCGTGGGGAGTTGAGCGTCCGGATACGGCCGCCTGCATTGCTTACGGCGAGCATAAAGAGGACTCCGGGACGATCGAAGCATTGGTCCGGCACAGCGGGCTGGATATCCGGCTGGTGGATTGTCTTGATCTGTGGGTGGACGAAGGCATGCTGAAGGACGGGGATGGCCGGGAGATTCACCGGATGTTTGCCCTATATCCGAAGGAATGGATGTCCGTCGATGATGGCGGAGATGCGCTTGCCTATGCCATCGAGACAGGACGACTGCAGCTGTTCAACCCACCGCACAGCATTCTGCTGCAATCCAAAGGACTGCTTGCCGCCATGTGGGGGATGTACGAGCTGGGCCTTTTGTTCGATGAGAAAGAACGTGAAGCCATCGTCAATTATATGCTGCCGACATACAACAAACCGGTATTCTCCGGCAATTTTGTATCAAAGTCGATGTTCGGCCGCGAGGGTGGTTCAGTTAAGCTGTACGACCAGGCCGGACAACTCGAGGTAGAGGATCAGGACGGCTATGATACAAGTGTCATGTTTCCGACGGTCTATCAGCGGAGGGCAGACCTGGCCCGCGTCGAGACGGCGGAAGGCGAATTTCATTTACTGACAGGATTGTTCGTCCTTAACGGAATCCCTTGCGGTTTGCTGGGACGGGCGGGCGGTTTGATTACGGGTAATTCCAGCCATTTTATCGCAATGGGAGTGAAATAA
- a CDS encoding DUF350 domain-containing protein encodes MTVVINIVVSVICIIVLQLLGMLIFSWMTRFNDMEELKKGNVAVGLAFGGKFMATAIILGISAYTNSSIWHMMLWFAVGYVCLIVAYWVFELATPGIRISEHLQKGNVAIGILLAMVFIGTAFAISSLII; translated from the coding sequence TTGACGGTCGTCATTAATATTGTTGTAAGTGTAATCTGCATTATCGTGCTTCAATTGCTGGGTATGTTGATTTTCAGCTGGATGACCCGGTTTAACGACATGGAGGAGCTGAAGAAGGGCAATGTTGCGGTTGGCCTTGCTTTTGGCGGCAAGTTTATGGCAACGGCCATTATTCTGGGCATATCCGCATATACGAATTCATCGATCTGGCACATGATGCTGTGGTTTGCCGTCGGGTATGTATGCTTGATTGTCGCCTATTGGGTATTCGAGCTGGCTACGCCGGGCATTCGTATTAGCGAGCATCTGCAAAAGGGGAACGTTGCGATCGGCATTCTGCTTGCGATGGTGTTTATCGGTACGGCCTTTGCAATCAGCAGCCTGATTATTTAG
- a CDS encoding potassium channel family protein, translating into MHFFLRLSLKMMRLRKTTISVIVVLFVVLCSTLAFLLEPETFHHWFNAFYWVLTTMATVGYGDYYAVTVPGKILTIFIYIFGIGLLSLVIGKVIESFGSMQRQRGAGRLNFKGSGHVIIINWSKKAQSAIEEILLFAPESDIVLIDELNRHPVEHLEQVHFVSGDPAADDVLMRANIMEAKSAIVFADARIDESALVDGKSLLIVSSIERIAPNVHTTVEIVQEKHVQNFRYNHVNEFVLSHDAVSRLAVRAALQEGNSDVLMQLLSRQHGDDIYEVALDPAWNTYGDAFLDLLRQGATLISDRNDLSINRKLDVSIPRDARLYVVSDEATYKRIAGKLT; encoded by the coding sequence GTGCACTTTTTTCTAAGATTATCTTTGAAAATGATGCGTCTGCGTAAAACAACGATCAGCGTGATTGTAGTACTGTTTGTGGTGCTGTGCTCGACCCTGGCATTTCTGCTGGAGCCGGAAACGTTTCACCATTGGTTTAACGCCTTTTATTGGGTACTTACCACGATGGCAACAGTAGGGTACGGCGATTATTATGCAGTTACCGTGCCAGGCAAGATATTAACGATATTTATCTATATCTTTGGTATCGGGCTGCTCAGTTTGGTGATCGGCAAGGTGATTGAATCGTTTGGAAGCATGCAGCGGCAGAGAGGAGCAGGCAGGTTGAATTTTAAGGGTAGTGGTCATGTCATCATTATCAATTGGAGCAAAAAGGCACAATCCGCTATTGAAGAGATCCTGTTGTTTGCACCGGAATCAGATATTGTTCTCATTGATGAGCTCAACCGTCATCCGGTGGAGCATCTCGAACAGGTGCATTTTGTAAGCGGCGATCCAGCAGCGGATGACGTGCTAATGAGAGCCAATATCATGGAGGCCAAATCGGCCATTGTTTTTGCAGACGCCCGAATTGATGAATCGGCTCTCGTGGACGGCAAGTCGCTGTTGATCGTATCCAGCATTGAACGAATTGCGCCAAATGTACATACCACGGTTGAGATTGTGCAGGAGAAGCATGTTCAGAATTTCCGCTACAATCATGTGAATGAGTTTGTGCTCTCACATGATGCCGTGTCCCGATTGGCCGTACGCGCAGCGCTGCAGGAAGGAAACTCGGATGTGCTGATGCAGCTGCTTAGCCGCCAGCATGGCGATGATATTTACGAAGTGGCATTGGACCCTGCATGGAACACCTACGGCGATGCCTTTTTGGATCTGCTGCGGCAAGGAGCGACGCTTATCTCCGACCGCAACGACCTCAGCATTAATCGCAAGCTCGATGTGTCGATTCCGCGGGATGCCAGATTGTATGTGGTCTCGGACGAGGCGACCTATAAGCGGATTGCCGGCAAGCTTACCTGA
- a CDS encoding GntR family transcriptional regulator produces the protein MPHKLMLRVDPHATLNVSTQVKEQLKWLIGIGQIEPFDMLPPAGALADLLGLNRNTVNLVYNQLKDEGIVSMHKGKGTQVLNNAQVEELRTRRKIMHALVERTTEELSSVNIPASEFFAASLAFTLLQEPVLNTKQRILFIECKEHDFPFYQKAIEQITGAEVKTVFLEDLLTGTQAIFDALEYSNLIVTTLNHDTEVKALCSKYDKKVTVIGASVETSVLLDIARLTPGSGISFVCLGKAGAQWMASRMKEAGIEGVHASLAGLDNREDLLQRIEESDLIYASDAAYEEVRALSPGKVKLFPMTLEKSSESVLRELV, from the coding sequence ATGCCGCATAAACTGATGCTTCGTGTCGACCCGCACGCCACCCTTAATGTCAGTACTCAGGTTAAAGAGCAGTTAAAGTGGCTGATTGGTATTGGACAGATCGAACCATTCGATATGCTCCCTCCGGCCGGTGCGCTGGCGGATCTGCTGGGACTGAATCGCAACACCGTAAATCTGGTCTACAACCAGTTGAAGGATGAGGGGATCGTCTCGATGCATAAAGGCAAAGGAACGCAGGTATTGAACAACGCACAGGTAGAGGAGCTTAGAACTCGCAGAAAGATCATGCACGCGCTGGTAGAGCGAACGACGGAGGAGCTAAGCTCCGTTAACATCCCGGCGAGCGAGTTCTTTGCCGCATCCCTCGCCTTTACCCTGCTGCAGGAGCCTGTCCTGAACACGAAACAGCGTATTTTGTTCATCGAATGCAAGGAACATGATTTTCCCTTTTATCAGAAAGCGATTGAGCAAATAACGGGTGCCGAAGTGAAAACGGTATTTCTCGAGGACCTGTTGACGGGGACACAAGCCATATTCGACGCACTGGAGTACTCAAACCTCATCGTCACGACTTTAAACCACGATACCGAAGTGAAGGCTTTGTGCAGCAAATATGACAAAAAAGTAACGGTCATTGGCGCCAGCGTGGAAACATCGGTCCTGCTCGATATTGCCCGGCTTACGCCTGGAAGTGGAATCAGCTTTGTTTGCTTGGGTAAGGCAGGTGCACAGTGGATGGCCAGCCGTATGAAAGAAGCTGGTATTGAGGGGGTCCATGCCAGCTTGGCTGGGCTGGATAATCGGGAGGACCTACTGCAGCGGATCGAGGAATCCGATCTGATCTATGCATCTGACGCCGCATATGAAGAGGTTCGAGCCTTATCCCCCGGCAAAGTGAAGCTGTTTCCCATGACGCTGGAGAAGAGCAGCGAGAGCGTTCTGAGAGAGTTGGTCTGA
- a CDS encoding HPP family protein, with translation MKDQAAAYVQKMKGGARSPLTVRPMNIAIGFIGGAVSIGLLALLTTLAGSVWIMAPFGASCVLAFAVWDAPLSQPRNLVGGHLISTFTGLVTLEVLGDGIWAMAIGVGAAISLMGITKTTHPPAGADPLVVIMAGSGWSFLFTPVLAGSVMIVVVALLVNNAVKERRYPTFWW, from the coding sequence ATGAAGGACCAGGCAGCAGCATATGTACAGAAAATGAAGGGAGGGGCTAGAAGTCCGTTGACCGTTCGTCCCATGAATATCGCCATTGGCTTTATCGGCGGCGCTGTTTCCATCGGATTGTTGGCTCTTCTGACGACACTTGCAGGGAGTGTTTGGATCATGGCACCCTTTGGGGCGAGCTGCGTGCTTGCGTTTGCGGTGTGGGATGCGCCGCTATCACAGCCCAGGAACCTCGTGGGAGGTCATCTGATTTCCACATTCACGGGACTCGTAACGCTTGAGGTTCTGGGTGACGGAATCTGGGCTATGGCCATCGGCGTGGGAGCGGCAATCAGCTTGATGGGGATAACCAAAACGACCCATCCACCGGCTGGTGCAGACCCTTTGGTTGTGATTATGGCTGGCAGCGGATGGTCATTCCTGTTTACCCCTGTGCTTGCCGGGTCCGTCATGATCGTGGTTGTGGCTCTGCTTGTCAATAATGCGGTGAAGGAGCGAAGATATCCGACTTTTTGGTGGTGA
- a CDS encoding HEAT repeat domain-containing protein, producing the protein MFSNLEMAYVFVYVCLGLIAAGIILLFQMKIKHNAVQRETERLTEKHHDYFVYVQSHLHDDTKLELPPGKLTSAERRVIQAKFIEWIEQFKGDARDKLLRLCREAGFVEEEVRALSSLRKDRRIEAVYRLGGMRAEEAVPQLQQLMNRTKYGPMTIIIARAIAKSAVQSQQIREMLSKLLSYDKAIHHMAADILLETRLDSASLMRKLLDDPDPGLVKVSLVAMWGQAIPAVVPALDRLVGSEEKDVRAEAVKLYLGSYPALKDDTIAELMNDHEWEVRAAAAKALGRLHAAGSIPILASALKDENWHVRNNSAESLAMLGEQGFETLCQAALTGEGPARETALYRIERIMSNEGEYEQVEQMVAFNKRKLVYDRYFGVQTNKRISTVAGVGGDYTA; encoded by the coding sequence ATGTTTTCAAATTTAGAAATGGCATACGTCTTTGTCTATGTATGTCTCGGCCTTATTGCAGCCGGCATTATCCTGTTGTTCCAAATGAAGATCAAGCACAATGCTGTACAAAGAGAAACGGAACGCTTAACAGAAAAACATCATGACTATTTTGTGTATGTCCAGAGTCATCTGCATGACGATACGAAGCTGGAACTCCCGCCAGGCAAATTGACTTCGGCTGAGCGCCGGGTCATTCAAGCCAAGTTTATAGAGTGGATCGAGCAATTCAAAGGGGACGCCAGAGACAAGCTGCTGCGCTTATGCCGGGAAGCCGGATTTGTGGAAGAGGAGGTTCGGGCATTATCCAGCCTGCGGAAAGACCGTCGTATTGAGGCGGTCTACCGCCTTGGAGGGATGCGTGCGGAAGAGGCTGTGCCGCAGCTTCAGCAGCTGATGAACCGCACCAAATACGGCCCGATGACCATCATCATTGCGCGGGCGATTGCCAAAAGCGCAGTTCAGTCACAGCAGATTCGAGAGATGTTGTCCAAACTGCTGTCCTACGATAAAGCCATTCATCATATGGCTGCCGATATATTGCTTGAAACCCGGCTCGATTCGGCCAGCCTCATGCGCAAGCTCTTGGATGATCCCGATCCTGGACTGGTCAAGGTATCGCTTGTAGCCATGTGGGGGCAGGCCATTCCGGCTGTCGTGCCGGCACTCGATCGACTGGTCGGTTCCGAGGAGAAGGACGTGCGTGCGGAGGCGGTCAAGCTGTATCTTGGCTCTTATCCGGCACTGAAGGATGATACCATTGCGGAGCTTATGAATGATCATGAGTGGGAAGTACGTGCCGCAGCGGCCAAAGCGCTGGGACGACTGCACGCCGCAGGCAGCATTCCGATTCTGGCTTCCGCCTTGAAGGACGAGAATTGGCATGTGCGCAACAACAGCGCGGAGAGTCTTGCGATGTTGGGAGAACAAGGATTCGAGACCTTGTGCCAAGCTGCCCTGACAGGAGAAGGTCCAGCCAGGGAGACGGCCTTGTACCGGATCGAACGGATCATGTCCAACGAAGGCGAATACGAGCAAGTCGAACAAATGGTGGCATTTAACAAAAGAAAACTGGTGTACGATCGTTATTTCGGTGTTCAAACGAACAAACGGATCAGCACGGTTGCAGGAGTAGGAGGAGATTACACTGCTTAG
- a CDS encoding glycosyltransferase family 2 protein: protein MIVSALYFVILMFSFRNIKDIFRRATYSKYNTLSGSELVPSVSLLVPAYNEELTIAENVRCLMTLNYPTYEVIVINDGSSDETLKVLIEEYGLTLLPNPEIRGNISTNKVRGIYYNPQYPQLYLIDKENGGKADSLNAGINLSRYPLISSIDADSLLEKDALIRMARMYMENPEETVAIGGDVRIANGCVIENGEVKDVSLPRRVWPMFQSIEYLKAFLGGRIGWSHFNGLIIVSGAFGLFRKDYVIAVGGYRGGYPGEDMNIIIKLHRYMLENKIKYRVSFCPEAVCWTQAPDSYNILSNQRKRWGRGNLKNMIENRDMVFNPKYKVMGMLTMPYNVIFEALNPYFRITGLLALLGYVLLDMTNWHVLVVFGLVNFLSGYLLSVGALILEEMAFRRYTKLSDLVKMLLFSALKFVGYHQLGVLWRVQGHIQYLQNNNSWGTMTRQSWKDKNEAA, encoded by the coding sequence ATGATCGTTAGCGCGCTTTATTTTGTAATTCTGATGTTTTCTTTCAGAAATATTAAAGATATTTTCAGACGCGCCACGTATTCCAAGTACAATACGCTCTCGGGTTCGGAACTGGTTCCATCGGTATCTTTGCTGGTTCCGGCCTATAACGAAGAGCTCACTATCGCGGAGAATGTCCGCTGTCTGATGACGCTGAACTATCCAACCTATGAGGTCATTGTCATCAATGACGGATCCTCCGACGAAACGCTGAAGGTGCTGATTGAGGAGTATGGTTTGACGCTGCTTCCTAATCCGGAGATCCGCGGCAACATCAGCACGAACAAGGTTCGCGGCATTTATTATAATCCGCAGTACCCTCAGCTATATCTCATTGACAAAGAGAATGGCGGTAAGGCGGATTCATTGAACGCGGGCATTAACCTGTCCCGTTATCCGCTGATTTCTTCCATCGATGCGGATTCGCTGCTGGAGAAGGATGCACTGATCCGGATGGCCCGCATGTACATGGAGAATCCGGAGGAAACGGTGGCTATCGGCGGAGATGTTCGGATCGCCAATGGCTGCGTGATTGAGAATGGAGAGGTTAAGGACGTATCCTTGCCGCGCCGGGTATGGCCGATGTTCCAATCGATCGAATATTTGAAAGCTTTCCTGGGAGGACGAATCGGGTGGAGCCATTTCAACGGGCTCATCATCGTCTCGGGAGCCTTCGGCTTGTTCCGGAAAGATTATGTCATCGCGGTGGGCGGCTATCGGGGTGGCTACCCCGGCGAAGATATGAACATCATTATCAAGCTGCACCGCTATATGCTGGAAAATAAAATCAAGTACCGCGTTTCCTTTTGCCCGGAAGCGGTGTGCTGGACGCAGGCGCCGGACAGCTACAACATTCTGTCCAACCAGCGCAAGCGCTGGGGACGGGGAAACTTGAAGAACATGATCGAGAACCGCGATATGGTGTTCAATCCGAAATATAAAGTCATGGGCATGTTGACGATGCCCTACAACGTTATTTTTGAAGCGTTAAACCCTTACTTCAGAATTACGGGCCTTCTGGCTCTGCTTGGATATGTATTGCTGGATATGACAAATTGGCATGTGCTGGTCGTGTTTGGACTCGTCAATTTTTTAAGTGGGTACCTGCTCAGCGTGGGAGCTCTCATCCTGGAGGAGATGGCCTTCCGCCGGTATACCAAATTGTCCGATCTGGTGAAGATGCTCCTCTTCTCGGCACTCAAATTTGTGGGATACCACCAGTTAGGCGTGCTGTGGAGAGTACAGGGGCATATTCAATATCTGCAAAACAACAATTCATGGGGAACCATGACCCGGCAGAGCTGGAAAGATAAGAACGAGGCTGCCTGA
- a CDS encoding response regulator transcription factor: protein MSQSATLQRVQAVDFYGRLEEEVRNHSHGTALLFLYCAGNPSETEAGLAEVQSFVDQLSGLNGEVLQDTQTGVMAVTLPGYSLDAAHYQALLLKQHLQGRLEQADPRITLAALTEVPSALTLKQMAEATKLSTSSDIHIFTQEEADSGQNRILIVDQDATVREFLQIRLAMQGYETLEAVDGLEALDLIPKWEPDLVLTELNLHGIDGLPFIHHIQQLDMKEPPKIVVLTEKRVEQTISQCFQNGVDDYVTKPFSPVELDARIRRCLH from the coding sequence ATGTCTCAATCCGCAACATTGCAACGCGTGCAGGCCGTAGATTTTTACGGCCGCCTGGAGGAGGAAGTGAGAAACCATAGCCATGGAACAGCATTGCTGTTTCTGTACTGTGCAGGCAATCCGTCCGAGACGGAGGCTGGGCTGGCAGAGGTTCAAAGCTTTGTGGATCAGCTGTCCGGCCTGAACGGTGAGGTACTGCAAGACACCCAAACCGGTGTAATGGCCGTTACCTTGCCTGGATATTCGCTGGATGCCGCCCATTATCAGGCATTGCTCCTGAAGCAGCATCTGCAAGGCCGTTTGGAGCAAGCAGATCCGCGTATTACGCTTGCCGCGCTTACGGAAGTGCCATCAGCGCTGACGTTGAAGCAGATGGCGGAAGCGACCAAGCTCAGCACCTCTTCGGATATTCATATATTTACGCAGGAGGAAGCAGACAGCGGTCAAAACCGCATTCTCATCGTGGATCAAGATGCCACGGTGAGGGAGTTTTTACAGATCCGCTTGGCCATGCAAGGTTATGAAACGCTTGAAGCCGTAGACGGTTTGGAGGCGCTGGATCTCATCCCGAAATGGGAGCCGGATCTTGTGCTGACCGAGCTCAACCTGCATGGCATCGACGGCCTGCCTTTCATCCATCATATCCAGCAGCTGGATATGAAGGAGCCGCCGAAAATTGTGGTATTAACGGAGAAACGAGTGGAGCAAACGATCAGCCAATGCTTCCAAAACGGGGTGGATGATTATGTAACCAAACCGTTCTCGCCGGTGGAGCTGGATGCCCGCATCCGCCGCTGCCTTCATTAA
- a CDS encoding nucleotide sugar dehydrogenase, whose amino-acid sequence MNEEYETLLSAIENKKAVLGVVGLGYVGLPLAVEMVRQGFTVIGIDLDSDKIDRIYRGESYISDISSEELAACMETGRFKPTTDYSMIAVIDAVSICVPTPLSENQDPDTSYITMVVDQLKRFMKPNLLITLESTTYPGTTEELIQQPIEKLGYKVGQNFYLCFSPERVDPSNSRFNTRNTPKVIGGTTDACLKLGEALYKQYVETVVPVSNPKVAEMSKLLENTFRSVNIAFVNEMAMMCDRMGIDVWEVINAAATKPFGFMPFYPGPGIGGHCIPLDPMYLSWKAKGFRFYSKFIELAQSTNDNMPYYVINKTATILNEYAKSIKRSNILLLGMAYKPDISDLRESPGLEVYEQFKENGAYVDYYDPYAHSFVDKQGGTVRSVEYDLAKFSRYDCIVLITNHSNLDYHSIASTGVPILDTRNAFKAFAEPHIYKIGHSVQHVAEPGEAVLI is encoded by the coding sequence GTGAATGAGGAATATGAAACTTTATTGAGTGCCATTGAGAATAAGAAAGCCGTTCTGGGTGTAGTGGGACTGGGCTATGTAGGATTGCCGCTGGCTGTGGAAATGGTAAGACAGGGATTCACGGTCATCGGTATCGATCTGGATTCTGACAAAATTGACCGCATTTACCGCGGCGAGTCCTATATTAGTGACATCTCGTCCGAAGAGCTTGCGGCATGCATGGAGACCGGACGCTTTAAGCCGACAACGGATTACAGCATGATTGCTGTGATCGACGCCGTCAGCATCTGCGTGCCGACGCCGCTCAGCGAGAATCAGGATCCGGATACATCCTACATTACAATGGTAGTCGATCAGCTCAAACGCTTTATGAAGCCTAACCTGTTAATTACACTGGAAAGCACGACTTATCCGGGAACCACGGAGGAGCTGATTCAGCAGCCGATTGAGAAGCTCGGTTATAAGGTCGGCCAAAACTTCTATCTGTGCTTCTCGCCGGAACGGGTCGATCCATCCAACAGCCGGTTCAATACCCGAAATACGCCGAAGGTCATCGGAGGAACGACGGATGCCTGCCTAAAGCTGGGTGAAGCGTTATACAAGCAGTATGTGGAGACGGTGGTGCCCGTCAGCAACCCGAAAGTGGCGGAAATGTCCAAACTGCTGGAAAATACGTTCCGCAGCGTGAATATTGCCTTTGTTAACGAGATGGCCATGATGTGTGACCGCATGGGCATTGATGTATGGGAAGTGATCAATGCAGCGGCAACCAAGCCGTTCGGATTCATGCCATTCTATCCGGGACCGGGCATCGGCGGCCATTGCATCCCGCTGGATCCCATGTATCTGTCCTGGAAGGCCAAGGGCTTCCGCTTCTACAGCAAATTTATTGAGCTGGCACAGTCCACCAACGATAATATGCCTTACTATGTGATCAATAAGACGGCTACGATTCTGAACGAATATGCCAAATCGATCAAACGCTCCAATATCCTGCTGTTAGGCATGGCTTACAAACCGGACATCAGCGATTTGCGTGAATCCCCGGGCCTTGAAGTATATGAACAGTTCAAGGAAAATGGCGCCTATGTGGATTATTACGATCCGTATGCCCACAGCTTCGTGGATAAGCAAGGCGGAACGGTACGCAGCGTGGAGTATGATCTGGCGAAATTCAGCCGTTACGACTGCATCGTCCTCATTACAAACCACAGCAATCTGGATTATCATTCGATCGCTTCGACCGGCGTGCCGATCTTAGATACACGAAATGCATTTAAAGCGTTCGCCGAGCCTCATATCTACAAGATCGGCCATTCCGTTCAGCATGTAGCTGAGCCGGGTGAGGCTGTCTTGATCTGA